One segment of Enterobacter ludwigii DNA contains the following:
- a CDS encoding fimbria/pilus chaperone family protein: MSTIHTSTRLICSLCLALPASLFAAGMVPETTLLLIDEANHGGVMSVKNTDSIPTLLYTSIRDIGGDQGVKLNVTQPVVRLEPGQEQQVRFILETDKPLSVEQYKRVVFEGIPPKSTDKNVKVGINLRQDLPVLIHPKDLPVVTDAWKLLTWSVTGKEVKVQNPSAYVVRFSTSVTLLPSHTEGLVNKTFILPGETMTVQTDTPVNGTDNAIEFNPASRYGIEVESFTASLTRQ; encoded by the coding sequence ATGTCTACGATCCACACATCAACACGTTTGATCTGCTCACTGTGCCTCGCCCTTCCGGCTTCGCTTTTTGCCGCCGGAATGGTGCCTGAAACCACCCTGCTGCTGATTGACGAAGCGAACCACGGCGGCGTCATGAGCGTGAAAAACACCGACAGCATTCCCACCCTGCTTTACACCTCCATCCGGGATATCGGGGGCGACCAGGGGGTAAAACTCAACGTCACCCAGCCGGTTGTGCGCCTCGAGCCAGGCCAGGAGCAACAGGTTCGCTTTATTCTTGAAACCGACAAACCGCTTAGCGTTGAACAGTACAAACGCGTGGTGTTCGAAGGTATTCCGCCCAAGAGCACGGATAAAAACGTGAAGGTCGGGATCAACCTGCGTCAGGATTTACCGGTCCTGATCCATCCCAAAGATCTGCCGGTGGTCACCGACGCCTGGAAATTACTGACCTGGTCAGTCACCGGGAAAGAGGTCAAGGTGCAGAATCCGTCCGCCTACGTGGTCCGTTTCTCCACCTCTGTCACCTTACTGCCTTCGCATACGGAAGGTCTGGTCAACAAGACGTTTATCCTGCCGGGAGAGACCATGACGGTGCAGACCGACACCCCGGTTAATGGCACCGATAACGCCATTGAGTTCAATCCGGCCAGCCGCTACGGGATTGAAGTTGAGAGCTTTACCGCTTCC
- a CDS encoding DUF1120 domain-containing protein, with translation MKKLLLATVLSMAATAVCAEPTAMLKVQGSLTSAGCVPEISNGGLANFGEIGLDSLSSSVPYQAGHKDVTLTIKCQSATRVGWTLHDDRADSNAGASLPANQFHVDNATANGGQASGSSQLNGVGKTSAGENIGAYAISTYLTSVTADGAAVQPIAATLYTGGTISSRSWMNMWTSGILSNDGTDVMTVSKSGQRAPLAFMSAAFPLKIALAVAPSDKLTLTDKTELEGQSTITLVYL, from the coding sequence ATGAAAAAGCTTCTTCTTGCCACTGTGCTATCCATGGCGGCAACAGCCGTTTGCGCAGAACCGACCGCCATGCTCAAAGTACAGGGCTCACTGACCAGCGCAGGCTGCGTGCCGGAAATCAGCAACGGGGGTCTGGCCAACTTCGGTGAAATCGGTCTGGACTCCCTCTCCTCCAGCGTGCCATATCAGGCAGGCCATAAAGATGTCACCCTGACCATCAAGTGCCAGTCCGCCACACGCGTGGGCTGGACGCTTCACGACGATCGCGCGGACTCCAACGCCGGTGCCAGCCTGCCAGCTAACCAGTTCCACGTGGATAACGCTACCGCAAACGGTGGCCAGGCATCTGGCTCCAGCCAACTGAACGGCGTAGGTAAAACCAGCGCCGGCGAGAACATCGGTGCGTATGCCATTTCTACCTACCTGACCTCCGTTACCGCAGACGGCGCGGCGGTACAGCCTATCGCGGCCACCCTGTATACCGGCGGCACGATCAGCAGCAGAAGCTGGATGAACATGTGGACCAGCGGCATCCTCTCCAACGATGGCACCGACGTCATGACCGTTTCCAAAAGCGGCCAGCGTGCACCTTTAGCCTTCATGAGCGCGGCATTCCCGCTGAAGATTGCGCTGGCCGTAGCCCCAAGCGACAAGCTGACCCTGACCGACAAAACCGAGCTTGAAGGCCAGTCAACGATCACCCTGGTTTACCTCTAA
- a CDS encoding DUF1120 domain-containing protein: protein MKKLLLATLIAVASHAALADSTVVMKVKGKMNNASCTPELSNGGSIDFGTIALDQLSPTQTNQMGQKDMSLTITCPSATKVAWSIADNKEDTNAANDLTSSQFYIRDAADNGGDAWGAGTTYGVGTTAAGEKIGAYAIATRVNEVTANGLPAQAIYAPAYVNSNGEYMWRNLSTGIIANGNAEIMTATTPGKSSPLAITNVVFPFKVSMAIVNTDRLTTTDEAQLSGETTITLVYL from the coding sequence GTGAAAAAACTTCTTCTCGCCACTCTGATTGCCGTGGCTTCTCACGCTGCGCTCGCCGACTCTACCGTTGTGATGAAGGTGAAAGGCAAAATGAATAATGCGTCCTGTACGCCTGAATTAAGCAATGGCGGTTCAATCGATTTTGGCACCATCGCCCTGGATCAACTTTCTCCTACCCAGACGAATCAGATGGGTCAAAAGGACATGTCGTTAACCATTACCTGCCCTTCAGCGACCAAAGTGGCCTGGAGCATCGCGGACAATAAAGAAGATACCAATGCGGCAAATGACCTGACGTCCAGCCAGTTCTACATCCGCGATGCGGCGGATAACGGAGGTGATGCCTGGGGCGCTGGCACCACCTATGGCGTTGGCACCACGGCGGCGGGCGAAAAGATTGGGGCGTATGCCATCGCAACACGCGTGAATGAAGTTACCGCCAATGGTCTTCCGGCTCAGGCCATTTATGCCCCGGCGTACGTCAACAGCAATGGCGAATACATGTGGCGTAACCTGAGTACCGGTATTATTGCCAACGGTAACGCAGAAATTATGACGGCGACCACCCCAGGCAAATCTTCTCCGCTGGCGATTACCAACGTCGTCTTCCCGTTTAAAGTCTCGATGGCCATTGTGAATACCGATCGCCTGACCACGACCGATGAAGCTCAGCTGAGCGGCGAAACCACCATTACGCTGGTTTATCTCTGA
- a CDS encoding DUF1120 domain-containing protein — translation MKKILLVAAIAAATSMTTAHAANTAVMKVQGKLTNASCTPTMSNGGAVDYGKISMGSLSATEDNQLGQRDITMTITCNSATKVGWTMYDNRKDSLADGHYIEVDDSAVDGSSTFSPQYTSGLGFTKEGQKIGGWAVYTNLPYVTVDGAPADAITAGGTNLTKWNKNTTGRLVLDDYETMSVAKPGELVPMAFTEAVFPMKVSMAIRNTNRLSITEDTELDGQATITLKYL, via the coding sequence ATGAAAAAAATTCTTCTTGTCGCGGCCATCGCTGCGGCAACGTCCATGACCACAGCCCATGCGGCTAACACCGCCGTCATGAAAGTGCAAGGCAAACTGACCAACGCGTCATGTACTCCTACAATGAGCAACGGCGGTGCAGTAGATTATGGCAAAATATCAATGGGCTCACTGAGCGCGACTGAGGATAACCAGCTCGGCCAGCGTGATATCACCATGACAATTACCTGTAATTCTGCGACCAAAGTCGGCTGGACAATGTACGACAACCGCAAAGACAGTCTGGCTGATGGCCATTATATTGAAGTCGATGATTCTGCCGTTGATGGCAGCTCGACATTCAGCCCTCAGTACACAAGCGGTTTAGGTTTTACCAAAGAAGGTCAGAAGATTGGCGGATGGGCAGTGTATACCAACCTGCCATATGTCACGGTAGACGGCGCACCTGCTGATGCGATTACCGCGGGAGGCACTAATCTGACTAAATGGAATAAAAATACGACGGGTCGTCTTGTTCTGGATGACTACGAAACCATGTCCGTCGCCAAACCGGGTGAACTCGTGCCGATGGCCTTTACCGAAGCCGTATTCCCAATGAAAGTCTCCATGGCAATCAGGAATACCAACAGACTGAGCATTACCGAAGATACCGAACTGGATGGTCAGGCGACCATTACGCTGAAATACCTCTAA